One region of Thiorhodovibrio frisius genomic DNA includes:
- a CDS encoding HDOD domain-containing protein yields the protein MAPFDQAAGSGRSLPMTLNAWTNFLTDTELPAFARTVSDVTRISNDPEASAYKLSNAIAKDAAMAARLVKLANSPLFPSSHGNIQTVDRGVVLLGFDAVRDLAISLSVIEQVLRGQSRAALLEEMALAFHTATQAQTLARMAQDDVVAEIFVAGLLYRIGGLAALSSSDPRVNNYLAEKAEFGDDEAVQIARLEKRTFGCDMTQLSLRLAQHWSLGQVLQKALSSEPGQAGERIATGRRIAEVAMRRGWESNEIQQLLSRVARNMGLNLADMREKVHQSSDVAREMAVQFGATKVAPLIPETARAKAKRDKAERKAAAEASAAEAGDETALGEDGYPAGLLRPNPMLQLEMLGRMAELLNGKPDINRLLTTVVEGVHRGIGMDRTVFALLTTKKDAIAAKYVLTEVEERLQSSFRFSVRSEMNPLLAAVIMQRKAFWIHADSSPDERKLVRGPFAQFVGKGDFLIHPVLFTDKCIGFLYADRASSGRPIEASDEASFRQFIQQLSIGLRLISGG from the coding sequence ATGGCACCATTTGATCAGGCGGCCGGCTCAGGGCGTTCATTGCCAATGACGCTGAACGCCTGGACCAATTTTCTTACCGATACCGAACTTCCGGCCTTTGCGCGCACCGTCAGCGATGTGACGCGGATTTCCAATGATCCGGAAGCCAGCGCCTACAAGCTCTCCAATGCCATCGCCAAAGATGCCGCGATGGCCGCACGCCTGGTCAAGCTGGCGAACAGTCCGTTGTTTCCTAGCAGTCACGGCAATATCCAAACGGTTGATCGCGGTGTGGTGCTGCTTGGCTTTGACGCAGTGCGCGATCTGGCGATATCCCTCAGCGTGATCGAGCAAGTCCTGCGCGGTCAGAGTCGCGCCGCCCTGCTCGAGGAAATGGCGTTGGCCTTTCATACCGCCACTCAGGCGCAGACGCTCGCGCGCATGGCGCAGGATGACGTGGTGGCGGAGATTTTCGTCGCCGGTTTGTTGTATCGCATTGGGGGGCTCGCGGCGCTGTCGAGTTCCGACCCCAGGGTGAACAATTATCTGGCTGAGAAAGCGGAATTTGGTGACGACGAGGCGGTGCAGATCGCGCGTCTCGAAAAACGCACCTTTGGGTGCGATATGACCCAGCTCTCGCTGCGCTTGGCGCAGCACTGGTCGCTTGGTCAGGTGTTGCAGAAGGCACTGTCGTCGGAGCCGGGGCAGGCTGGGGAGCGCATTGCCACCGGCCGGCGCATTGCTGAGGTGGCAATGCGGCGCGGCTGGGAGTCGAATGAGATTCAGCAGTTGTTGTCGCGGGTGGCGCGCAACATGGGGCTGAATCTGGCCGACATGCGCGAGAAGGTGCATCAAAGCTCCGATGTGGCGCGCGAAATGGCGGTGCAGTTCGGCGCCACCAAGGTTGCACCGCTGATTCCGGAAACCGCGCGGGCCAAGGCAAAGCGCGACAAGGCGGAACGCAAAGCCGCTGCCGAGGCTAGCGCTGCCGAGGCGGGTGATGAAACGGCGCTTGGCGAGGATGGCTATCCTGCCGGGTTGCTGCGCCCGAATCCGATGCTGCAACTCGAGATGCTGGGTCGCATGGCTGAGTTGCTCAATGGCAAGCCGGATATCAATCGCTTGCTGACGACCGTGGTGGAGGGCGTTCACCGTGGTATTGGTATGGACCGCACCGTCTTTGCGCTCTTGACCACCAAGAAAGACGCGATTGCGGCCAAGTATGTGCTAACGGAAGTCGAGGAGCGCTTGCAGTCGAGCTTTCGCTTCAGTGTGCGCTCGGAGATGAATCCTCTCCTTGCCGCTGTAATCATGCAGCGCAAGGCGTTTTGGATTCATGCTGACTCCTCGCCCGATGAGCGCAAGCTGGTGCGCGGGCCTTTTGCGCAATTTGTCGGCAAGGGTGATTTTTTGATTCACCCGGTGCTCTTCACCGACAAATGCATCGGGTTTCTCTATGCCGATCGTGCCAGTTCCGGGCGCCCAATCGAGGCATCTGATGAGGCCAGCTTTCGCCAGTTCATCCAGCAGCTGTCGATCGGTCTGCGGTTGATTAGCGGGGGCTGA
- a CDS encoding AAA family ATPase — protein MSKTDSVTGRATPAEARSIDQILSAARTVILGKEPELRLALACLLARGHLLIEDLPGVGKTTLAHLLARLLGLNFARIQFTSDLLPADIIGVSVYERVREHFAFHPGPIFAQVVLADEINRATPKAQSALLEAMEEGQVTAEGETRALPTPFFVIATQNPTYQVGTFPLPESQLDRFLMRIELGYPNAEHEKALLAGADRRALLAAVEPALSVDELLGLQQRVASVHVAAPVIDYCHGILAFTRASNRFLHGLSPRAGLGLLRAARAWALIHGRGYVIPEDIQAVLPACVPHRLLSGDDNGPVGHAEIADFILRAVSVP, from the coding sequence ATGTCAAAGACTGATTCTGTAACGGGTCGCGCAACGCCGGCTGAGGCCCGTTCAATCGACCAGATCCTCTCTGCCGCCAGGACCGTCATTCTTGGCAAAGAACCTGAGCTGCGCCTAGCGCTGGCTTGTCTGCTCGCGCGCGGCCATTTGTTGATCGAAGATTTGCCGGGGGTCGGCAAGACCACCCTGGCGCACTTGCTCGCGCGGCTGCTGGGGCTCAATTTTGCGCGCATTCAGTTCACCAGCGATCTACTGCCGGCGGACATCATTGGCGTGTCGGTGTACGAGCGGGTGCGCGAGCATTTCGCCTTCCATCCCGGGCCGATTTTTGCCCAGGTGGTGCTGGCCGATGAAATCAACCGCGCCACGCCCAAGGCGCAGAGTGCCCTGCTCGAGGCCATGGAAGAGGGCCAGGTCACGGCTGAGGGCGAGACGCGCGCCCTGCCCACACCCTTTTTTGTCATCGCCACCCAGAACCCGACCTATCAGGTCGGCACCTTTCCGCTGCCGGAGTCGCAGCTTGATCGCTTTTTGATGCGCATTGAGCTTGGCTACCCAAACGCCGAGCATGAGAAGGCGCTGCTGGCCGGTGCCGACCGGCGTGCACTCCTAGCCGCTGTCGAACCGGCGCTGAGTGTCGACGAACTGCTGGGGTTGCAGCAACGTGTCGCGTCCGTGCATGTGGCGGCGCCCGTCATCGATTACTGCCATGGCATTCTGGCCTTTACCCGCGCGAGCAATCGTTTTTTGCACGGGCTTTCACCACGCGCCGGGCTCGGGTTGCTGCGCGCGGCGCGTGCCTGGGCCTTGATCCATGGTCGCGGCTACGTGATCCCAGAAGATATCCAGGCGGTGCTGCCGGCGTGCGTGCCGCACCGTTTGCTGAGCGGGGATGACAATGGTCCCGTTGGCCATGCCGAGATCGCGGACTTTATTCTGCGAGCGGTTTCGGTTCCCTGA
- a CDS encoding transglutaminase TgpA family protein, which translates to MKIKRNATRRLAPRSTGEPAPDFLQIGLLTALLGLAAVPLLFYMKAPVAGYIALVLLARVAVLFRPALTPGRWPLVALAFLGMGVVLAAYRELAGQDAGTALLLTMMVLKTLEIRAMRDLRVSLLLFGFLLVVAFLFNQSPLFAVYLGALLLGSFALLADLSAVRRDAGRQAWIKRLRAAGRRAVVLSGQAVPLAALLFVLFPRLDSPLWSLGLERDRAQTGVSDSLELGNFSELVRVGAVAFHAYFDQPLPVEPSELYWRGPVLWQTDGRGWEPGPKELMTDLPADIESLGEELDYAIVMEATEQRWIFALDLPLAAPADAQLTRDARLVAREPLQELKRFELRSALKYRSLALTSPERELALELPERMITPRMRLLVGAWQEQGGGARAILTRALAHIRREPFRYTLRPPPLGSNPVDDFLFETRAGYCEHYASSFALLMRLAGIPARLVVGYLGAERNPLGGHYLVRQSDAHAWVEVWLEDSGWTRVDPTAAVAPERVDNDAELADLGGTAPLRFRMSRDSGLGRLAHSLRLLVDAGNAGWNNWVVNFSSTRQQRLLEALGFEHLGTYGLVLGLASGGAVLMALLHGLLARRRWPADPVERSFARLCQRLARVGLARKPGEGPRDYLQRVAVARPDLAQGLNVWLKLYLPMRFGRAENGSARDALILRERRMNIRRKV; encoded by the coding sequence ATGAAGATTAAGCGCAATGCCACGCGCCGGCTCGCACCCAGGTCCACTGGCGAACCCGCACCGGATTTTCTCCAGATCGGCCTGCTGACCGCGCTGCTGGGTCTGGCCGCAGTGCCGCTGCTGTTTTACATGAAGGCACCGGTCGCCGGTTATATCGCCCTGGTGCTGCTGGCGCGGGTCGCGGTTCTGTTCCGCCCGGCGCTCACGCCCGGGCGCTGGCCGCTGGTGGCTCTGGCGTTCCTTGGGATGGGCGTGGTGCTGGCGGCTTATCGCGAACTGGCAGGTCAGGATGCCGGCACCGCACTGCTGCTCACCATGATGGTATTAAAGACGCTCGAGATTCGCGCCATGCGCGATCTGCGGGTGTCCTTGCTGCTGTTCGGCTTTTTGCTGGTGGTGGCCTTTCTGTTCAATCAGTCGCCGCTCTTTGCCGTCTATCTGGGGGCGCTGCTGCTTGGCAGTTTTGCGTTGCTCGCGGACTTAAGCGCGGTGCGGCGCGACGCTGGTCGGCAGGCATGGATCAAACGCCTGCGTGCCGCCGGGCGCCGGGCCGTGGTGCTGAGCGGCCAGGCGGTGCCACTGGCAGCATTGCTGTTCGTGCTCTTCCCGCGGCTCGATTCGCCCTTGTGGAGCCTGGGGCTGGAGCGCGATCGGGCCCAGACCGGGGTGAGCGATTCGCTGGAGCTTGGCAACTTCAGCGAGCTGGTGCGCGTGGGCGCCGTGGCCTTCCATGCCTATTTCGACCAGCCGTTGCCGGTCGAGCCTTCCGAGCTCTATTGGCGTGGGCCTGTGCTATGGCAAACCGACGGGCGTGGCTGGGAGCCCGGACCCAAGGAGCTGATGACCGACCTGCCGGCGGACATCGAGTCGCTGGGTGAGGAACTTGACTACGCCATCGTGATGGAAGCGACCGAACAGCGCTGGATCTTCGCGCTTGATCTGCCTCTTGCGGCGCCAGCGGATGCGCAATTGACGCGAGATGCGCGCCTGGTCGCAAGAGAGCCGCTGCAGGAACTCAAACGCTTTGAGCTGCGTTCGGCACTCAAATATCGCTCGTTGGCGCTAACCTCTCCTGAGCGTGAATTGGCGCTCGAGTTGCCCGAGCGCATGATCACGCCGCGCATGCGCCTGCTGGTGGGCGCATGGCAGGAGCAGGGCGGTGGCGCGCGCGCCATCCTGACTCGCGCGCTGGCGCATATTCGCCGTGAGCCCTTCCGTTACACCCTGAGGCCACCGCCGCTGGGGTCTAATCCGGTTGATGATTTCCTGTTTGAGACTCGCGCCGGCTATTGCGAGCATTATGCCAGCAGCTTCGCGCTGCTGATGCGTTTGGCTGGCATCCCGGCGCGGCTGGTGGTGGGCTACCTGGGCGCCGAGCGCAATCCCCTGGGCGGACACTATTTGGTGCGTCAATCCGATGCTCACGCCTGGGTCGAGGTGTGGCTGGAAGACAGCGGCTGGACCCGAGTTGACCCGACCGCAGCGGTTGCGCCTGAGCGCGTCGACAACGATGCTGAACTGGCCGACCTGGGTGGTACCGCGCCGCTGCGTTTTCGGATGTCGCGCGACAGCGGCCTGGGGCGGCTGGCGCACAGTCTGCGGCTGCTGGTGGATGCGGGCAATGCGGGCTGGAACAATTGGGTGGTGAACTTCTCCAGCACCCGCCAGCAGCGCTTGCTGGAAGCGCTGGGGTTCGAGCATCTGGGCACCTATGGCCTGGTGCTGGGTCTGGCCAGCGGTGGCGCGGTGCTGATGGCGCTCCTGCATGGGCTGCTGGCGCGCCGGCGCTGGCCGGCCGATCCTGTCGAACGCAGTTTCGCGCGCCTGTGCCAGCGCCTTGCGCGCGTGGGTCTGGCGCGCAAGCCTGGCGAGGGACCGCGCGATTATCTGCAACGGGTGGCGGTGGCGCGGCCCGATTTGGCGCAGGGGCTGAATGTCTGGCTAAAGCTCTACCTGCCAATGCGTTTTGGTCGTGCGGAAAATGGCTCTGCCCGCGACGCGCTTATCCTGCGTGAACGGCGTATGAATATTCGTCGGAAAGTGTGA
- a CDS encoding FeoA family protein yields the protein MDKTATFGPIPASPPAPATLAELPLGARARVIGISGGRDLSRRLLALGVRLGSELRVEHHRGRARVVSIGPTRVALGGGIAEKLRVEPLDAVLPQDAAPLSDPSA from the coding sequence ATGGATAAGACTGCCACCTTTGGCCCAATCCCTGCTTCTCCGCCTGCGCCCGCGACCCTTGCAGAGCTTCCGCTCGGTGCCCGGGCGCGGGTGATCGGCATCAGTGGCGGGCGCGATCTTAGTCGCCGTCTGCTCGCGCTCGGGGTGCGTTTGGGCAGTGAGTTGCGTGTGGAGCATCACCGGGGTCGCGCTCGGGTGGTCTCAATCGGTCCAACTCGGGTCGCCCTCGGCGGCGGCATTGCCGAGAAGCTGCGTGTCGAGCCACTCGATGCCGTCTTGCCGCAGGACGCAGCACCCTTGTCTGATCCCTCCGCTTGA
- a CDS encoding DUF58 domain-containing protein, protein MPVDAQGQATIGARQIYILPTRAGMGYGLLLLVTLLGALNYQNNLGLLFTFVMAGVSLVSMHHAWFNLLRLRVWAQPGAPVFAGQEARFDVALEDARDRERGALCVRGCDCVDVVAGGMVRVVLPVPTERRGPLPLGEVLIETRYPLGLFRAWSLVSVDAVATVYPRPAPHAGAPPQLSSVDHNASGDQGIGADDFVGARSYAPGDSLKRIDWKALARERGLVVKQFGGDRAARVWLDWNALPPVDEETRTALLCRQVLNASEQHLVYGLRLPGLSVERGQGDAHKHRCLSVLAGFRHED, encoded by the coding sequence GTGCCGGTCGACGCTCAGGGGCAGGCAACCATCGGGGCGCGACAGATTTATATTCTCCCCACGCGGGCCGGTATGGGCTATGGCCTGCTGCTGTTGGTGACCCTGCTTGGCGCCTTGAACTACCAAAACAACCTTGGTCTGCTGTTTACCTTTGTGATGGCCGGGGTCAGTCTGGTCAGCATGCATCATGCCTGGTTCAATCTGCTGCGTTTGCGGGTGTGGGCGCAGCCGGGGGCGCCAGTCTTCGCCGGCCAGGAGGCGCGTTTCGATGTTGCTCTCGAGGACGCGCGTGATCGCGAGCGTGGTGCCCTCTGTGTGCGCGGCTGCGACTGTGTCGATGTCGTTGCTGGCGGCATGGTGCGGGTGGTTTTACCGGTGCCGACCGAGCGTCGCGGCCCCTTGCCGCTCGGCGAGGTGCTGATCGAAACCCGCTATCCGTTGGGGCTGTTTCGCGCCTGGTCGCTGGTGTCGGTCGATGCCGTGGCCACTGTCTATCCACGCCCGGCACCCCATGCCGGCGCGCCGCCGCAGCTGAGCTCGGTCGATCACAACGCCAGCGGCGATCAGGGCATCGGGGCGGACGATTTTGTCGGTGCGCGCAGCTATGCACCAGGCGACTCATTAAAGCGCATCGACTGGAAGGCGCTGGCCCGCGAGCGCGGACTGGTGGTCAAGCAGTTTGGCGGCGACCGCGCCGCGCGGGTGTGGCTTGATTGGAATGCGCTGCCGCCGGTGGATGAAGAGACGCGCACCGCGCTGCTGTGTCGGCAAGTGCTCAACGCCTCGGAGCAACACCTGGTCTATGGGCTGCGGCTGCCGGGTTTGAGTGTCGAGCGCGGCCAGGGTGATGCACACAAGCATCGCTGCCTGAGCGTGCTGGCGGGGTTTCGCCATGAAGATTAA
- the nifA gene encoding nif-specific transcriptional activator NifA, giving the protein MKQTDANGSEPGARARLTQLESQLETLFEVSRVLSRSLDLHQTLRALLKTLHERGGLERGIVCLMDEDSGELMLSAIHDEVAEPFETIRYRPGEGVIGRILEADEPWILPRVGDEPRFLDRLNLYDRDLPFIGVPIRLGEEGAIGVLAVQPPDRDGLLEERARFLEMVANLIGQAVRLARTVAAEQSALREERDKLRRHLKGAHGFENIIGHTQRMRVVFDQVRQVAKWNTTVLIRGESGTGKELIASAIHYNSPRARGTFVKLNCAALPDSLLESELFGHEKGAFTGASGLRKGRFEQADGGTLFLDEIGEISAVFQAKLLRVLQEGEFERVGGNRTLKVDVRVIAATNRNLEQEVREGQFREDLYYRLNVMPIYMPALSERIEDIPDLARFLVAKIAKTQGRELEITDSAVRALMRHDWPGNVRELENCMERAAVMSETGVIDRDVIDLTGLRLEPGMDLPAAPNAVDLQDPDLDERERVIAALEQAGWVQAKAARLLGMTPRQIAYRIQTLNIRVKQF; this is encoded by the coding sequence ATGAAGCAGACCGATGCGAACGGCAGCGAGCCGGGCGCGCGTGCCCGCTTGACCCAGCTTGAGTCCCAGCTCGAGACCCTGTTTGAGGTCAGCCGGGTGCTGAGCCGCTCGCTCGACCTGCACCAGACCCTGCGCGCGCTGCTCAAGACCTTGCACGAGCGCGGCGGGTTGGAACGCGGCATCGTCTGCCTGATGGATGAGGACAGCGGCGAGCTGATGCTGAGCGCCATCCATGACGAGGTTGCCGAGCCTTTCGAGACTATCCGCTATCGCCCAGGGGAGGGGGTGATTGGGCGTATTCTGGAAGCCGATGAGCCCTGGATCCTGCCGCGCGTCGGCGACGAACCGCGCTTTCTTGATCGGCTCAATCTCTACGACCGCGATCTGCCATTCATTGGTGTGCCTATTCGCTTAGGCGAGGAAGGCGCCATCGGGGTGCTGGCCGTGCAACCGCCAGATCGCGATGGTCTGCTCGAGGAGCGCGCGCGTTTTTTGGAAATGGTCGCTAATCTCATTGGCCAAGCGGTGCGGCTGGCGCGCACGGTAGCCGCGGAGCAAAGCGCCCTGCGCGAGGAACGCGACAAGCTGCGTCGGCATCTCAAGGGCGCCCATGGTTTCGAGAACATTATTGGCCACACCCAGCGTATGCGCGTGGTGTTTGACCAAGTGCGCCAGGTGGCCAAGTGGAATACCACGGTACTGATTCGCGGTGAGTCCGGCACCGGCAAGGAACTGATTGCCAGCGCGATTCACTACAACTCCCCGCGCGCGCGTGGCACCTTCGTCAAGCTCAACTGCGCTGCGCTGCCGGATAGCCTGTTGGAGTCTGAACTCTTCGGCCATGAAAAAGGGGCTTTCACCGGCGCCAGCGGTTTGCGCAAGGGCCGCTTCGAGCAGGCCGATGGCGGGACGCTGTTTCTGGACGAAATCGGCGAAATCAGCGCCGTCTTCCAGGCCAAGCTGCTGCGCGTCTTGCAGGAAGGCGAGTTCGAGCGCGTCGGTGGCAATCGCACCCTCAAGGTTGACGTGCGGGTCATCGCCGCGACCAATCGCAATCTTGAGCAAGAAGTCCGCGAGGGCCAGTTCCGCGAAGACCTCTATTATCGCCTGAACGTGATGCCCATCTACATGCCAGCTCTGAGCGAGCGCATCGAGGACATCCCGGACCTGGCGCGCTTCCTGGTCGCCAAGATCGCCAAGACCCAGGGTCGGGAGCTGGAAATCACCGATTCCGCCGTGCGCGCTCTGATGCGCCACGACTGGCCCGGCAATGTGCGCGAACTGGAAAATTGCATGGAACGCGCGGCGGTGATGAGTGAAACCGGCGTCATCGACCGCGATGTAATCGACCTGACCGGCCTGCGCCTGGAGCCCGGCATGGACCTGCCCGCTGCGCCCAATGCGGTTGACCTGCAAGACCCGGACCTCGACGAGCGTGAGCGTGTCATCGCGGCGCTGGAGCAAGCCGGCTGGGTACAGGCCAAGGCCGCGCGCCTGCTCGGCATGACCCCGCGGCAGATTGCTTATCGCATCCAGACGCTCAATATTCGCGTGAAGCAGTTCTGA
- a CDS encoding carotenoid 1,2-hydratase — MRRAHLRPAQPLWATAASSAGFHPPGLTDPVRAAVPDQRWRHLWPRIPRLDGVFQSTGSTHQAAGPVSGGGRPPPGTGTAEGDPIRPSDSADRARGPAFDQSIPKNGYLWWYIDALSDDGQHGLTIIALLGSVFSPYYARARQRGPADPEHFCALNAVIYGASGKRWAMTERGRQRLSRTPTELRIGPSQLHWDGDDLVIDIHETAAPIPLPLRGQVRVRPQTMTRHVEQLDQHGRHHWWPIAPDSRVSVQLSHPHLHWSGDGYLDSNWGSEPLEQGFTDWDWSRAKRRQGGAVVLYEANRRDGSALSLALQVNRDGSVEPFEPPARVPLPTTTVWRIARATRSEHPVTGETRAQVLETLEDTPFYARSTIATRLLGEPVTAVHESLSLDRFAQPWVRMLLPFRMPRWP; from the coding sequence ATGCGCCGAGCACACCTTCGCCCTGCTCAACCGCTTTGGGCCACAGCTGCAAGCTCCGCCGGATTTCACCCACCCGGCCTCACCGACCCTGTTCGAGCAGCTGTTCCCGACCAGCGGTGGCGCCACCTATGGCCGCGCATCCCACGACTGGATGGCGTCTTTCAGTCGACCGGAAGTACGCACCAAGCTGCCGGGCCTGTCTCTGGCGGGGGGCGGCCCCCACCCGGAACAGGAACTGCCGAGGGCGACCCTATTCGGCCATCTGACAGCGCAGATCGAGCTCGCGGACCGGCCTTCGATCAAAGCATCCCGAAGAACGGCTACCTCTGGTGGTACATCGACGCACTGAGCGACGACGGCCAACATGGGCTCACCATCATCGCGCTGCTCGGCAGTGTTTTCTCGCCCTACTATGCCCGGGCAAGGCAGCGCGGCCCAGCCGACCCGGAGCACTTCTGCGCGCTAAACGCCGTGATCTATGGCGCCAGCGGCAAACGTTGGGCCATGACCGAACGCGGTCGCCAACGCCTGAGCCGCACACCGACCGAACTGCGCATCGGCCCCAGCCAATTGCACTGGGATGGCGATGATCTGGTTATCGACATCCATGAAACCGCCGCCCCCATCCCGCTACCCCTGCGCGGCCAAGTGCGCGTGCGCCCCCAGACCATGACCCGCCATGTCGAACAACTCGACCAACACGGACGCCATCACTGGTGGCCCATCGCGCCCGATTCGCGGGTCAGCGTCCAGCTCAGCCATCCGCATCTACACTGGAGCGGCGATGGCTATCTGGACAGCAATTGGGGCTCGGAGCCGCTAGAACAGGGGTTCACAGACTGGGACTGGTCACGCGCCAAACGCCGCCAGGGCGGAGCGGTCGTGCTCTACGAGGCCAATCGGCGCGACGGCAGCGCGCTGTCGCTTGCCCTGCAGGTGAACCGCGACGGCTCGGTTGAGCCCTTCGAGCCACCGGCGCGGGTACCCCTGCCGACCACCACTGTTTGGCGCATTGCGCGCGCTACCCGTAGCGAACATCCTGTAACCGGAGAGACCCGCGCCCAAGTGCTCGAGACCCTGGAAGACACGCCGTTTTATGCGCGCTCCACCATCGCCACCCGCCTCTTGGGCGAGCCTGTCACCGCCGTGCATGAAAGCCTGTCGCTGGATCGTTTCGCCCAGCCCTGGGTGCGCATGCTGCTGCCTTTTCGGATGCCGCGCTGGCCATAA
- a CDS encoding polyprenyl synthetase family protein produces the protein MSRIEQTLKRAIAQGSGEAAPPLLEAATRHAVFPGGGRVRPRLCLAVALACGDDAPALSDAAAAALELLHCASLVHDDLPCFDDAATRRGRPSVHAAYGERLAVLVGDGLIVRAFELLAWNAGSHPARAASLTAIVGRAVGMTSGIIAGQAWECEPEVELTEYHRQKTAALFFAATEAGAAAAGQDPAPWHAFGEKLGLAYQVADDLRDVAVSEADMGKPMGQDQTHGRPSAVAELGLDGALGRLKKLVDAAVHGIPACPGRAKLAELVGSEMRRLLPAELVDRLDWPQPEPDMGNLEENAAMQITWSERLSDVWHQSLSRLIASPAFQRWAADFPLTRPVAQRRASGLFDICAGFVYSQILDACVRLELFERLAKEPVTPEELGAEVDLSSAAADRLLRAGVALRLFNRRAGGRFGLGPHGAAMLGNPGIAAIVRHHRMLYRDLTDPLALLRGELAETELGRYWAYAGAATPGAAGDAEVASYSQLMTASHAFVAGDTLDAYSFKDHQCLLDVGGGEGSFLLAAGQRWPHLKLQLFDLPAVAERAAVRLRDHGLGERSQTFGGDMKRDPLPRGADLISFVRVIHDHDDDMAMTMLKAARAALPMNGTLLVTEPMAETPGAEPIGDAYFGFYLLAMGSGRPRPPRELAAMLKAAGFSSVRLLKTRQPMQTRVMIAKPDHRD, from the coding sequence ATGTCGCGAATTGAACAGACCCTTAAGCGGGCTATTGCCCAGGGTAGCGGGGAGGCGGCACCACCGCTCCTGGAAGCTGCGACCCGCCATGCGGTTTTCCCTGGTGGTGGGCGGGTGCGCCCCCGCCTTTGCCTGGCGGTGGCGCTGGCCTGCGGCGACGATGCGCCGGCGCTGAGCGATGCCGCAGCGGCTGCTTTGGAATTGCTCCATTGCGCTTCTCTGGTGCATGACGATCTGCCCTGCTTTGACGATGCCGCTACCCGCCGCGGGCGCCCCTCGGTGCATGCCGCCTACGGCGAGCGACTGGCGGTGTTGGTCGGTGACGGGCTGATTGTGCGCGCCTTTGAGTTGCTGGCATGGAATGCGGGGTCTCACCCAGCGCGAGCAGCGAGTCTGACGGCCATTGTTGGCCGCGCGGTGGGCATGACCTCTGGCATCATCGCCGGGCAGGCTTGGGAGTGCGAGCCCGAGGTGGAGCTGACCGAATACCATCGCCAGAAAACCGCCGCGCTCTTTTTCGCCGCGACCGAGGCCGGCGCCGCCGCCGCCGGACAGGATCCTGCACCCTGGCATGCCTTTGGCGAAAAGCTCGGTCTGGCCTATCAGGTGGCGGACGATTTGCGCGATGTTGCCGTGAGCGAAGCCGACATGGGTAAGCCCATGGGGCAGGATCAGACCCACGGGCGGCCAAGTGCAGTGGCCGAGCTGGGGCTGGATGGCGCGCTTGGGCGGTTGAAAAAGCTGGTCGATGCGGCGGTCCATGGCATTCCGGCCTGCCCGGGGCGAGCCAAATTGGCCGAGCTGGTGGGCTCAGAAATGCGCCGGCTGCTGCCGGCCGAGCTGGTTGACCGACTTGACTGGCCCCAGCCAGAACCGGACATGGGGAACCTTGAGGAGAACGCCGCAATGCAGATCACCTGGTCCGAGCGTCTGAGCGACGTCTGGCATCAATCTCTCAGTCGGCTCATCGCCAGCCCGGCTTTTCAGCGTTGGGCGGCGGACTTTCCGCTCACTCGTCCTGTCGCCCAGCGCCGCGCGAGCGGGTTGTTCGACATCTGCGCCGGTTTTGTCTATTCCCAGATCCTCGACGCCTGTGTGCGCCTGGAGCTCTTTGAGCGTCTGGCCAAGGAGCCAGTGACCCCCGAGGAACTGGGCGCCGAGGTTGACCTCTCGTCCGCAGCGGCTGATCGGCTGCTGCGCGCCGGGGTGGCGCTGCGGCTGTTCAATCGCCGCGCAGGCGGGCGCTTCGGGCTCGGACCCCATGGCGCGGCGATGCTCGGCAACCCCGGCATTGCCGCCATCGTGCGCCACCACCGCATGCTGTATCGGGATCTGACTGATCCGCTGGCCCTGTTGCGTGGCGAACTGGCGGAAACCGAACTGGGGCGTTACTGGGCCTATGCGGGAGCAGCCACGCCTGGTGCGGCCGGCGATGCCGAGGTGGCGTCCTATAGCCAGTTGATGACGGCCTCTCATGCCTTCGTCGCAGGCGATACCCTCGATGCTTATTCGTTCAAGGACCACCAGTGTCTGCTCGATGTCGGTGGCGGGGAGGGGAGTTTCCTGCTCGCGGCCGGGCAACGCTGGCCGCATCTGAAGCTGCAACTCTTCGACCTGCCGGCGGTGGCCGAACGCGCCGCCGTCCGCTTGCGCGACCATGGCCTTGGCGAGCGCAGCCAGACTTTCGGCGGCGACATGAAGCGCGACCCGTTGCCCAGGGGCGCCGATCTGATCTCTTTTGTGCGGGTGATTCATGACCACGACGATGATATGGCCATGACTATGCTCAAGGCCGCGCGTGCCGCACTCCCGATGAACGGCACCCTGCTGGTGACCGAACCCATGGCCGAGACGCCTGGGGCGGAGCCTATTGGCGATGCCTACTTCGGTTTCTACCTGCTTGCTATGGGCAGTGGTCGCCCGCGCCCGCCGCGCGAGCTTGCAGCCATGCTCAAGGCTGCTGGCTTCTCCTCCGTGCGTCTGCTCAAGACGCGCCAACCGATGCAAACCCGGGTAATGATAGCCAAGCCCGATCACCGAGACTGA